A genome region from Nocardioides cynanchi includes the following:
- a CDS encoding DNA-3-methyladenine glycosylase I, whose translation MAGVSVGDDGVARCPWAGDDPVMRAYHDTEWGVPVHGEAAHLERLTLEAFQSGLSWRTILLKRPAFREAFAGFDADRVAAYEEADVARLMADAGIVRNLAKVRAAITNARATVDLRQHGGLVAFIEGHRPPPGPPPRDTSDLESSTAASLALSKALKKVGFAFVGPTTMHALMEAIGLVDDHLAGCHRRGHANA comes from the coding sequence ATGGCGGGCGTGAGCGTGGGCGACGACGGGGTCGCGCGCTGTCCCTGGGCCGGCGACGACCCCGTGATGCGGGCCTACCACGACACCGAGTGGGGGGTGCCCGTCCACGGCGAGGCGGCCCACCTCGAGCGGCTGACGCTGGAGGCCTTCCAGTCCGGGCTCTCGTGGCGCACCATCCTGCTCAAGCGGCCGGCGTTTCGCGAGGCGTTCGCCGGCTTCGACGCCGACCGGGTCGCGGCGTACGAGGAGGCCGATGTCGCGCGGTTGATGGCCGACGCCGGCATCGTGCGCAACCTGGCCAAGGTCAGGGCCGCGATCACCAACGCGCGGGCGACCGTCGACCTGCGCCAGCACGGCGGGCTGGTCGCCTTCATCGAGGGCCACCGTCCACCCCCCGGCCCCCCGCCGCGCGACACCTCCGACCTCGAGTCCTCGACGGCGGCGTCGCTGGCCCTGTCCAAGGCGCTGAAGAAGGTGGGGTTCGCGTTCGTGGGCCCGACCACGATGCATGCCCTGATGGAGGCGATCGGCCTGGTCGACGACCACCTGGCCGGGTGTCACCGCCGCGGTCACGCCAACGCCTGA
- a CDS encoding pirin family protein has translation MTDILLPRDVPLGGLRAMNVRRTLPQRQRSLIGAWCFLDHYGPDRVADTGGMLVAPHPHIGLQTVSWLFGGTIEHRDSIGTHALVKPGELNLMTAGRGISHSEVSTDEATVLHGVQLWVALPSAVRDTEPAFRHYAPPVMHGEGWDAQVFLGSLLGSESPVETFSPLVGAEIILDAGTTLTPEVEPGYEYGVLVDFGAVHVNGEEVTQHHLAYVAPGEPLEILADDLSHVLLIGGRPLGEDIVMWWNFVGRDHEEISEARNDWMAQISDNAGLVQDGTDAYDGRFGIVGDHLTPIPAPVMPNARLKARA, from the coding sequence GTGACCGACATCCTGCTCCCCCGCGACGTGCCACTGGGCGGCCTGCGCGCCATGAACGTCCGGCGCACGCTGCCGCAGCGCCAACGGTCGTTGATCGGGGCCTGGTGCTTCCTCGACCACTACGGGCCCGACCGGGTCGCCGACACCGGCGGCATGCTGGTGGCGCCGCACCCCCACATCGGTCTGCAGACCGTGAGCTGGCTGTTCGGCGGCACCATCGAGCACCGCGACTCGATCGGCACCCATGCGCTGGTCAAGCCCGGGGAGCTCAACCTGATGACCGCAGGCCGGGGCATCTCGCACTCCGAGGTCTCCACCGACGAGGCGACGGTGCTGCACGGCGTCCAGCTCTGGGTGGCGCTGCCGTCCGCCGTCCGCGACACCGAGCCGGCGTTCCGGCACTACGCGCCGCCGGTGATGCACGGCGAGGGCTGGGACGCCCAGGTGTTCCTCGGCTCGCTGCTCGGCAGCGAGTCACCGGTCGAGACCTTCAGCCCGCTCGTCGGTGCGGAGATCATCCTGGACGCCGGCACCACCCTGACCCCCGAGGTCGAGCCGGGCTACGAGTACGGCGTACTGGTCGACTTCGGGGCCGTCCACGTCAACGGCGAGGAGGTGACCCAGCACCACCTGGCCTACGTCGCCCCGGGCGAGCCGCTGGAGATCCTCGCCGACGACCTGTCCCACGTGCTGCTGATCGGCGGCCGGCCCTTGGGCGAGGACATCGTGATGTGGTGGAACTTCGTGGGGCGTGACCACGAGGAGATCTCCGAGGCCCGCAACGACTGGATGGCCCAGATCTCCGACAACGCCGGCCTGGTCCAGGACGGCACCGACGCCTACGACGGCCGGTTCGGCATCGTCGGGGACCATCTCACCCCGATCCCGGCACCGGTCATGCCGAACGCGCGGCTCAAGGCTCGAGCCTGA